A single Blastococcus colisei DNA region contains:
- a CDS encoding LysR family transcriptional regulator ArgP encodes MELDLGHLRALDATVREGTLEAAARALHVTPSAVSQRLRALEVATGRILLVRSRPVQVTESGQAVLRAARQIDLLTADVARELGGDPSPGRVPALPIAVNADSMATWVLPALAPLAGDVCFDLYREDQEHTGALLRAGTVMAAVTAEAQPVPGCTSTRLGGMRYRPMATSGFARRWFPAGPTPEALARSPVVVFDRKDDLQHRYLHARAGSDVAPPVHYVPASADFVAAIALGLGWGMVPDLQARGVTTDLVDLDPAGAVHVVLYWQQWKLRSATLDRVREAVLAAACRELDLSGSSG; translated from the coding sequence ATGGAGCTCGACCTCGGCCACCTACGGGCGTTGGACGCCACCGTCCGCGAAGGCACCCTGGAAGCCGCTGCCCGGGCACTGCACGTCACCCCGTCGGCGGTGAGCCAGCGGTTGCGGGCCCTCGAAGTGGCGACCGGCCGGATCCTGCTGGTGCGGAGCAGGCCGGTGCAGGTCACCGAGTCCGGGCAGGCGGTGCTGCGCGCGGCCCGGCAGATCGATCTCCTGACTGCCGACGTCGCCCGCGAGCTCGGGGGTGATCCCTCGCCCGGGCGCGTGCCCGCGCTGCCGATCGCGGTGAACGCCGACTCGATGGCCACCTGGGTGCTGCCCGCCCTGGCGCCACTGGCGGGAGATGTCTGCTTCGACCTGTACCGCGAAGACCAGGAGCACACCGGCGCCCTGCTGCGCGCGGGAACCGTCATGGCGGCGGTGACCGCGGAGGCCCAGCCGGTGCCCGGTTGCACCTCCACCCGCCTGGGCGGCATGCGCTACCGGCCCATGGCCACTTCCGGCTTCGCGCGACGCTGGTTCCCCGCCGGCCCCACGCCCGAGGCGCTGGCCCGGTCCCCCGTCGTGGTCTTCGACCGCAAGGACGACCTGCAGCACCGCTACCTGCACGCACGGGCCGGCAGCGACGTCGCCCCGCCGGTGCACTACGTACCGGCCTCGGCGGACTTCGTCGCCGCGATCGCCCTCGGCCTGGGTTGGGGCATGGTGCCCGACCTCCAGGCGCGAGGAGTGACGACCGACCTGGTCGACCTGGACCCGGCCGGCGCAGTCCACGTCGTCCTGTACTGGCAGCAGTGGAAGCTGCGCTCGGCAACCCTCGACCGCGTCCGGGAAGCTGTGCTGGCCGCCGCCTGCCGCGAACTCGACCTCTCCGGGTCCAGCGGCTGA
- a CDS encoding class I adenylate-forming enzyme family protein encodes MVLRPFDETGVERDAAGIKRYTELPDSVVAMLRTSVERDPDAEAVVEVDGPRLTYRELWDAAARVAGGLRASGVGRGDRVAIRLGNGIEWVLGFLGTLMAGGVAVPVNTRFTDAEAQYVVDDSGARVVLRPGAALPDGEPYAAEDLRRQDLAAIFYTSGTTGFPKGAMTSHENFLTNSENARRVVGLPGHDPSLRNLISVPLFHVTGCNSQLLPTLEGGAAAVIMPVFDVGRFLRVIPEERIAIVTTVPAIFWLAISQEQFADVDVSGVRFATYGGAPIAPELVQQIKRSFPAARVGNGFGLSETSSISTFLPHEYADTHADSVGFPAPVVDLDLTDVDTTTGVGELLIRGAQVVQGYWNKPEATEQAFAEGWLRTGDLARIDDDGFTYIVDRAKDMINRGGENVYCVEVENALAAAPGVFEIAVVGVPDPMMGEKVGAVVVPTPGTEFDVEVFLAHAREHLADFKVPQFVAVRPGALPRNPGGKVLKPVLRRETDWSPVQR; translated from the coding sequence ATGGTCCTTCGACCCTTCGACGAGACCGGTGTCGAGCGCGATGCGGCCGGGATCAAGCGCTACACGGAGCTGCCCGACTCCGTCGTCGCCATGCTCCGGACGTCGGTGGAGCGCGATCCCGACGCCGAGGCGGTGGTCGAGGTGGACGGCCCCCGCCTCACCTACCGGGAGCTGTGGGACGCCGCCGCCCGGGTCGCCGGCGGGCTGCGCGCGAGCGGCGTCGGGCGTGGCGACCGGGTGGCCATCCGGCTGGGCAACGGGATCGAGTGGGTGCTGGGTTTCCTCGGCACGCTCATGGCCGGCGGCGTCGCCGTACCCGTGAACACCCGGTTCACCGACGCAGAGGCGCAGTACGTCGTCGATGACAGCGGCGCCCGGGTGGTGCTGCGGCCCGGCGCGGCGCTGCCCGACGGCGAGCCCTACGCGGCCGAGGACCTGCGGAGGCAGGACCTGGCCGCGATCTTCTACACCTCCGGGACGACGGGTTTCCCCAAGGGGGCGATGACCAGCCACGAGAACTTCCTGACCAACTCGGAGAACGCCCGGCGGGTGGTCGGCCTGCCTGGGCACGACCCGTCGCTGCGCAACCTCATCTCGGTGCCGCTGTTCCACGTGACCGGATGCAACAGCCAGCTGCTCCCGACCCTCGAGGGTGGCGCTGCGGCAGTCATCATGCCGGTCTTCGACGTCGGGCGGTTCCTGCGCGTCATCCCCGAGGAACGGATCGCCATCGTCACGACGGTTCCCGCGATCTTCTGGCTGGCGATCAGTCAGGAGCAGTTCGCGGACGTGGACGTCAGCGGCGTGCGATTCGCCACCTACGGTGGGGCGCCGATCGCGCCGGAGCTCGTGCAGCAGATCAAGCGCAGCTTCCCGGCTGCCCGCGTAGGGAACGGCTTCGGCCTGTCGGAGACCTCCTCGATCTCCACGTTCCTCCCGCACGAGTACGCCGACACCCATGCCGACTCCGTCGGCTTCCCGGCCCCGGTCGTCGACCTCGACCTGACCGACGTCGACACGACCACGGGCGTCGGCGAGCTGCTGATCCGTGGCGCCCAGGTCGTGCAGGGCTACTGGAACAAGCCGGAGGCGACCGAGCAGGCGTTCGCGGAGGGCTGGCTGCGCACCGGCGACCTGGCCCGCATCGACGACGACGGATTCACCTACATCGTCGACCGGGCGAAGGACATGATCAACCGGGGCGGGGAGAATGTGTACTGCGTCGAGGTCGAGAACGCCCTGGCCGCGGCGCCCGGCGTCTTCGAGATCGCGGTCGTCGGCGTGCCCGACCCGATGATGGGGGAGAAGGTCGGCGCGGTCGTGGTGCCCACGCCCGGCACCGAGTTCGACGTCGAGGTGTTCCTCGCCCACGCCCGCGAGCACCTGGCCGACTTCAAGGTGCCGCAGTTCGTGGCGGTGCGCCCGGGCGCCCTGCCGCGCAATCCGGGCGGCAAGGTGCTCAAGCCGGTGCTGCGCAGGGAGACCGACTGGAGTCCGGTGCAGCGGTGA
- a CDS encoding GtrA family protein: protein MTCPSLLRRRPGATDVVGDPSHGPAHQVGEVAHAAAEQARRDDTLGQFIRFVLVGGSSTAVYALLFLGLERYGYLPAHVVATVVSSVLANELHRRLTFRADERVGWLAAQVEAGGVSLFGLVATSVALGWLDASVGAAHPLVQISLVVAVTGFIGLIRFIALRWIFRPPGAVAAQ, encoded by the coding sequence GTGACCTGCCCCTCCCTGCTGCGCCGCCGCCCTGGGGCCACCGATGTCGTCGGTGACCCCTCGCACGGTCCCGCGCACCAGGTGGGTGAGGTGGCGCACGCGGCCGCCGAGCAGGCCCGGCGCGACGACACGCTCGGCCAGTTCATCCGTTTCGTCCTCGTCGGCGGCTCCTCGACGGCGGTGTACGCGCTGCTGTTCCTCGGTCTGGAGCGGTACGGCTACCTGCCCGCGCACGTCGTCGCCACGGTCGTCTCCTCGGTCCTCGCCAACGAGCTGCACCGCCGGCTCACCTTCCGGGCCGACGAGCGAGTCGGCTGGCTGGCCGCCCAGGTCGAGGCGGGCGGCGTCTCGCTCTTCGGGCTGGTCGCCACCAGCGTCGCGCTCGGCTGGCTCGACGCGAGCGTCGGCGCGGCGCACCCCCTCGTGCAGATCAGCCTCGTCGTCGCGGTCACCGGCTTCATCGGCCTGATCCGATTCATCGCCCTGCGCTGGATCTTCCGCCCCCCGGGAGCCGTCGCGGCTCAGTAG
- a CDS encoding ABC transporter permease — translation MTTTPARTTPDQGAPDPAGPVRSETAVDGPPAPRTARFMPFLERYALLLLLVLLCVFFSAYGPTSETFPSPANLRNILGNEAVIAVTALASIIPLTCGQFDLSVGSVVGLSSIITASMAAEHDLPVAVAILLGVLSGCVVGLVNGVLVAKIGVNALIATLGTSTLVAGLISLYTANQVISIGIPESITALGSGTWLGLPRTVFSLAVVALAVYYLLTHTPYGRYLASVGVSPGSARLVGLRVDRYVLSSFVLSGALAGVAGVLLLARAGTANPQVGPGFTLAALSAAFLGATAIKPGRFNVLGTLLGVLFVAVSVNGLVLAGAADWVQPTFNGAALLVAVALSTAIARRRAGT, via the coding sequence ATGACGACCACTCCCGCTCGGACGACGCCGGACCAGGGGGCGCCCGACCCGGCCGGACCGGTCCGGTCCGAGACCGCCGTCGACGGGCCGCCGGCGCCGCGGACGGCCCGGTTCATGCCGTTCCTCGAGCGCTACGCCCTGCTGCTCCTCCTCGTGCTGCTGTGCGTGTTCTTCAGCGCCTACGGACCGACCAGCGAAACCTTCCCGAGTCCGGCCAACCTGCGCAACATCCTCGGCAACGAGGCGGTCATCGCGGTCACGGCGCTCGCGTCGATCATCCCGCTCACCTGCGGGCAGTTCGACCTGTCGGTGGGCTCGGTGGTCGGGCTCTCCTCCATCATCACGGCGAGCATGGCCGCCGAGCACGACCTGCCGGTCGCGGTGGCGATCCTGCTCGGCGTCCTCTCCGGCTGCGTGGTGGGGCTGGTCAACGGCGTGCTCGTGGCCAAGATCGGCGTCAACGCGCTGATCGCCACCCTGGGCACGTCCACCCTGGTGGCCGGCCTCATCTCCCTCTACACGGCCAACCAGGTCATCAGCATCGGCATCCCCGAGAGCATCACGGCGCTCGGCTCGGGGACCTGGCTCGGGCTGCCGCGCACCGTCTTCTCGCTGGCCGTCGTCGCGCTCGCGGTCTACTACCTGCTCACCCACACGCCCTACGGCCGGTACCTGGCGTCGGTCGGGGTCAGCCCCGGCTCGGCCCGCCTCGTGGGTCTGCGGGTCGACCGGTACGTGCTCTCCAGCTTCGTCCTGTCCGGCGCGCTCGCCGGGGTGGCCGGCGTCCTGCTGCTGGCGCGCGCCGGTACGGCCAACCCCCAGGTGGGCCCGGGGTTCACCCTCGCCGCCCTGTCCGCGGCGTTCCTGGGCGCCACCGCCATCAAGCCGGGCCGGTTCAACGTGCTGGGCACGCTGCTGGGTGTCCTCTTCGTCGCCGTCAGCGTCAACGGGCTGGTGCTCGCCGGGGCCGCCGACTGGGTCCAGCCCACGTTCAACGGCGCGGCGCTGCTCGTCGCCGTCGCCCTGTCCACCGCCATCGCCCGGCGCCGCGCCGGCACATGA
- a CDS encoding glycosyltransferase family 4 protein, giving the protein MATIPFADPYVDAVLPPDVLRVGPSGEVSPWLDHAYLAAHAAEIDVLHLHTGPASSTAAAVECWAETVRRLGVPLVVTVHGLGARAGDGGCPGNPAMDAHLEAVLSTAEVVFTLTPGAADEIAERYGRTAIVVAHPAVAAPDPDVGAERGLVGLRLGRVSAAVPDPGALVRATLSGAVSGGGRLRVLVDAADEPWAGSEARKLAARGELELLVHPSSEWPAQLQQLHVAVLPEPCGHHSRDLEICRDVGTRVVAPGCGWFADQWSDVVSYGSHEQGRLDPVSLAAAIGAALIRPMPRPADCDWREEQRAAVRQVHADVYAQVAGDRSWV; this is encoded by the coding sequence GTGGCGACGATCCCGTTCGCCGACCCCTACGTCGACGCCGTGCTCCCACCCGACGTCCTCCGGGTCGGCCCCTCGGGCGAGGTCAGCCCCTGGCTGGATCACGCGTACCTCGCCGCACACGCCGCGGAGATCGACGTCCTGCACCTGCACACCGGGCCGGCAAGCTCGACGGCTGCGGCCGTCGAGTGCTGGGCCGAGACCGTCCGGCGACTCGGGGTCCCGCTGGTGGTCACCGTGCACGGGCTCGGTGCCCGGGCCGGGGACGGCGGCTGTCCCGGGAACCCGGCGATGGACGCGCACCTCGAGGCGGTGCTGTCGACGGCCGAGGTGGTCTTCACGCTCACTCCGGGCGCGGCCGACGAGATCGCCGAGCGGTACGGCCGCACGGCCATCGTGGTCGCGCACCCCGCGGTCGCCGCCCCGGATCCGGACGTGGGTGCCGAGCGAGGGCTGGTGGGCCTGCGGCTGGGGCGGGTCTCGGCCGCCGTCCCCGATCCGGGGGCACTGGTCCGCGCCACGCTGTCCGGAGCCGTCTCGGGGGGCGGAAGGCTCCGGGTGCTCGTCGACGCCGCGGACGAACCGTGGGCCGGGAGCGAGGCGCGCAAGCTGGCGGCCCGCGGGGAGCTGGAACTCCTCGTCCACCCGAGCAGCGAGTGGCCGGCGCAGTTGCAGCAGCTGCACGTGGCGGTGCTGCCCGAACCGTGCGGCCACCACTCCCGCGACCTGGAGATCTGCCGGGACGTCGGGACCCGCGTCGTCGCCCCCGGTTGCGGATGGTTCGCCGACCAGTGGTCCGACGTCGTGTCCTACGGCAGCCACGAGCAGGGCCGTCTGGACCCCGTCTCGCTCGCCGCCGCCATCGGCGCGGCGCTGATCCGCCCGATGCCACGTCCGGCCGACTGCGACTGGCGGGAGGAGCAGCGCGCCGCGGTGCGCCAGGTGCACGCCGACGTCTACGCCCAGGTGGCGGGGGACCGCAGCTGGGTCTGA
- a CDS encoding metallophosphoesterase, whose amino-acid sequence MSEPTQVEPSPWAGRARVGGRWALRVATALAGALIAVLVFGRISAPIGPFDATLAFQPASGGASVAVPPLGAIAVDVYDGPLRLDVALQAVDQDRAQALAYDPVRLAGVVDRVSEDLQSAIVRLVWTTAGLALAGAALTSLVITRRRREPLIAAGITTVLLLGTGGLGAATWRPEALSQPTYTGLLVNATSLIGSAEDIVARFDAYRASLEDIVGNVGTLYSALSSLPVPSGDGESVVLLHVSDLHLNPAGFDLMEQVVDQFAVDGVLDTGDITDWGSEPENQLITSVGSLGVPYVYIRGNHDSAATAALIAEQPDATVLAGSTVTVAGIEVAGIPDPRFTPDKSTGDDEAGEDVLVRSGEALVEVIEELPDPPAIAMVHDPRQAGPLDGAVPVVLAGHTHDREVTEMEDGTLLMVQGSTGGAGLRGLQGEFPEPLTCTVLYLDAETGRLQAYDEIVLGGLGETEVRIQRHTLPAVDEGSLAPADDVPTTEGATLPDGILTPASPME is encoded by the coding sequence ATGAGCGAACCGACCCAGGTGGAGCCCTCCCCCTGGGCGGGACGCGCCCGGGTGGGCGGGCGATGGGCGCTGCGGGTGGCCACCGCCCTCGCCGGCGCCCTGATCGCGGTGCTGGTCTTCGGCCGGATCTCGGCCCCCATCGGACCCTTCGACGCCACGCTGGCGTTCCAGCCGGCCAGTGGCGGCGCGTCGGTCGCCGTCCCACCGCTCGGCGCCATCGCCGTCGACGTCTACGACGGCCCGTTGCGGCTCGACGTCGCGTTGCAGGCCGTCGACCAGGACCGCGCCCAGGCGCTCGCCTACGACCCGGTACGGCTGGCCGGCGTCGTCGACCGGGTGAGCGAGGACCTGCAGTCCGCCATCGTCCGGCTGGTGTGGACCACCGCGGGCCTCGCGCTCGCCGGTGCGGCGCTGACCAGCCTGGTCATCACCCGCCGCCGTCGGGAACCGCTGATCGCCGCCGGCATCACCACCGTCCTCCTGCTCGGGACGGGCGGCCTGGGCGCCGCGACCTGGCGCCCCGAGGCGCTCTCCCAGCCGACCTACACCGGCCTGCTGGTCAACGCCACCAGCCTGATCGGCAGCGCCGAGGACATCGTCGCCCGCTTCGACGCCTACCGGGCCTCGCTCGAGGACATCGTCGGCAACGTCGGCACCCTCTACTCCGCCCTCTCCTCGCTGCCGGTCCCCAGCGGCGACGGCGAGAGCGTCGTCCTGCTGCACGTGTCCGACCTGCACCTGAACCCGGCCGGGTTCGACCTCATGGAGCAGGTGGTCGACCAGTTCGCGGTTGACGGCGTGCTCGACACCGGCGACATCACCGACTGGGGCAGCGAGCCGGAGAACCAGCTCATCACCTCCGTGGGCTCCCTCGGCGTGCCCTACGTCTACATCCGCGGCAACCACGACTCGGCGGCCACCGCCGCGCTCATCGCCGAGCAACCCGATGCGACCGTGCTGGCCGGCTCGACCGTCACCGTCGCAGGCATCGAGGTGGCCGGGATCCCCGACCCCCGGTTCACCCCCGACAAGAGCACCGGAGACGACGAGGCCGGCGAGGACGTGCTCGTCCGCTCCGGCGAGGCGCTCGTGGAGGTCATCGAGGAGCTGCCGGACCCACCGGCCATCGCCATGGTCCACGACCCCAGGCAGGCCGGCCCTCTCGACGGTGCCGTCCCGGTGGTCCTGGCAGGCCACACCCACGATCGGGAAGTCACCGAGATGGAGGACGGGACCCTGCTCATGGTGCAGGGCTCCACCGGCGGCGCCGGCCTCCGCGGCCTGCAGGGCGAGTTCCCCGAGCCGCTGACGTGCACCGTGCTCTACCTGGACGCGGAGACCGGCCGACTGCAGGCCTACGACGAGATCGTCCTCGGCGGCCTGGGCGAGACCGAGGTGAGGATCCAGCGGCACACCCTGCCGGCGGTGGACGAGGGCAGCCTCGCGCCGGCAGACGACGTCCCGACCACGGAGGGCGCCACACTCCCCGACGGCATCCTCACGCCCGCATCCCCGATGGAGTGA
- a CDS encoding phosphotriesterase family protein has product MPQVQTVKGPVDTAELGQTLMHEHVFVLNADVQQNYPEEWGSEDDRVADAVQKLNRLAGVGVRTIVDPTVIGLGRYIPRIQRIAEQVDLNIVVATGCYTYDDVPFFFHYRGPALNEAVGAEVPDPMVDMFVGDIENGIAGTGVRAGFLKCAIDHQGMTAGVERVMRAVAKAHRRTGVPITVHTHPGSRQGLAVQKVLDDEGVDPRRVVLGHSGDTTDVDHLSELADAGFILGMDRFGINLDTTFEARADTVVEMCRRGYADRMVLSQDASCYIDWLAPGVMDLLPQWHYTHIHEEVLPYLREHGVSDEQIETMLVTNPRSYFENVGTY; this is encoded by the coding sequence ATGCCGCAGGTCCAGACCGTGAAGGGCCCTGTCGACACCGCAGAGCTCGGCCAGACGCTCATGCACGAGCACGTGTTCGTGCTCAACGCCGACGTCCAGCAGAACTACCCGGAGGAATGGGGGAGCGAGGACGACCGGGTCGCCGACGCCGTGCAGAAGTTGAACCGGCTCGCCGGGGTCGGCGTCCGCACCATCGTCGACCCGACGGTGATCGGGTTGGGCCGCTACATCCCGCGCATCCAGCGGATCGCCGAGCAGGTCGACCTCAACATCGTCGTGGCCACCGGCTGCTACACCTACGACGACGTCCCGTTCTTCTTCCACTACCGTGGGCCGGCCCTCAACGAGGCCGTCGGTGCCGAGGTGCCCGACCCGATGGTCGACATGTTCGTCGGCGACATCGAGAACGGCATCGCGGGCACGGGCGTGCGGGCCGGCTTCCTCAAGTGCGCCATCGACCACCAGGGCATGACCGCCGGTGTGGAACGGGTGATGCGCGCCGTCGCCAAGGCCCACCGCCGCACCGGCGTCCCGATCACCGTGCACACCCACCCCGGCAGCCGGCAGGGGCTCGCGGTGCAGAAGGTCCTCGATGACGAGGGCGTCGACCCACGGCGCGTCGTCCTGGGCCACAGCGGGGACACGACGGACGTGGACCACCTCAGCGAGCTGGCCGACGCCGGGTTCATCCTCGGCATGGACCGGTTCGGCATCAACCTGGACACCACGTTCGAGGCCCGTGCCGACACGGTCGTCGAGATGTGCCGGCGCGGCTACGCGGACCGCATGGTGCTCTCGCAGGACGCCTCCTGCTACATCGACTGGCTGGCGCCGGGCGTCATGGACCTGCTGCCGCAGTGGCACTACACGCACATCCACGAGGAGGTGCTTCCCTACCTGCGCGAGCACGGGGTCAGCGACGAGCAGATCGAGACCATGCTCGTGACCAACCCGCGGAGCTACTTCGAGAACGTCGGGACGTACTGA
- a CDS encoding phosphodiesterase — MRTGARLGATVARGAGRLVAVPLGAIARWRDGKPMHPRGAVFDAVLERQGGPVEWGVPWLDASGTDAAVARLSRGAGLPEPLPDVLGLAVRVSGDAGPIDLLLSTTGTGPITRLLPVLRRNTAAVHSSIMGYRSDAGTLRLAAFPEAEQLPSEPRALAREVARNGVRFSVAAARGLGPWQPFARLTLTAPLPSLDPDVRFDAVQNPPPGLVPDGPMARFRAPAYARARAARGPTPES, encoded by the coding sequence ATGCGGACCGGAGCACGGCTGGGGGCGACGGTGGCCCGGGGGGCCGGCCGGCTGGTGGCGGTGCCCCTCGGGGCGATCGCCCGGTGGCGGGACGGCAAGCCGATGCACCCGCGGGGCGCGGTCTTCGACGCCGTCCTGGAGCGGCAGGGCGGCCCCGTCGAGTGGGGCGTCCCCTGGCTGGACGCATCGGGGACCGACGCCGCGGTCGCGCGGCTCTCGCGCGGCGCGGGTCTGCCGGAGCCGCTGCCGGACGTCCTGGGGCTGGCCGTCCGGGTGTCGGGGGACGCCGGCCCGATCGACCTCCTGCTGAGCACCACCGGCACGGGGCCGATCACCCGGTTGCTGCCCGTCCTGCGGCGGAACACCGCGGCGGTCCACTCCTCGATCATGGGTTACCGCTCCGACGCCGGGACCCTGCGCCTGGCCGCGTTCCCCGAGGCCGAGCAGTTGCCGTCCGAACCCCGCGCGCTCGCCCGCGAGGTGGCCCGGAACGGCGTGCGGTTCAGCGTCGCCGCCGCCCGTGGCCTCGGGCCCTGGCAGCCGTTCGCCCGGCTCACGCTGACCGCGCCGCTGCCCTCCCTCGATCCGGACGTCCGCTTCGACGCCGTCCAGAACCCACCGCCGGGCCTGGTGCCCGACGGGCCGATGGCCCGGTTCCGGGCCCCCGCCTACGCCCGGGCCCGCGCGGCGCGCGGCCCCACGCCGGAGAGCTGA
- a CDS encoding sugar ABC transporter ATP-binding protein: MSKTFGPTTVLRQAGLTVGRGEVHALLGGNGSGKSTLVKLLAGVHRADPGGSISIGDVETPADSWSAEVAKKQGLHFVHQDPAVFPALTVAENIAIGRGFVTGRTGRIDWGATRRRTAEVLDRFAIPATPDMPVAALRPADRVMIAIARALQDQEGARDGVLVLDEPTASLPVTEVEVLLSALRRYAEAGQTIVYVSHRLGEVLDFADEVTVLRDGNVVGSRPVPGMTEDGLIELIVGRPLDRVFPEPRTTRRQDVVLSVRGLATGPLRGVDLDLHRGEVLGVAGLLGSGRTELLRSLFGDLPVTAGEVLLEGKPLRPRGPRQAMKAGLAMVPEDRGSEGLFPGMSVRENLSAAVVPTYWRRGRLRHRSERDDAQRLVQQYAVKPATDLPPAGTLSGGNQQKVVLGRWLRREPTILLLDEPTQGVDVNARADIYAHVRAAVDRGTAVLLVTSDFEEMSHVADRVVVLRDGVVAAELHAPDITEQRLTELSYLTAEVPA; this comes from the coding sequence CTGAGCAAGACCTTCGGTCCGACCACCGTCCTCCGGCAGGCGGGGCTCACCGTCGGGCGGGGCGAGGTGCACGCGCTCCTCGGTGGCAACGGATCGGGCAAGTCGACGCTGGTGAAGCTGCTCGCCGGCGTCCACCGGGCCGATCCCGGGGGCTCGATCTCGATCGGGGACGTCGAGACGCCCGCTGATTCGTGGTCGGCGGAGGTGGCCAAGAAGCAGGGGCTGCACTTCGTGCACCAGGACCCGGCCGTCTTCCCGGCCCTCACCGTCGCGGAGAACATCGCCATCGGCCGCGGGTTCGTCACCGGGCGGACCGGTCGCATCGACTGGGGCGCGACCCGGCGCCGCACCGCCGAGGTGCTCGACCGTTTCGCCATCCCGGCGACGCCGGACATGCCCGTCGCCGCCCTCCGCCCGGCCGACCGGGTGATGATCGCCATCGCGCGGGCCCTGCAGGACCAGGAGGGCGCCCGGGACGGCGTCCTCGTGCTCGACGAGCCCACGGCGTCCCTCCCGGTCACCGAGGTCGAGGTGCTCCTGTCGGCGCTGCGCCGGTACGCCGAGGCGGGCCAGACGATCGTCTACGTCAGTCACCGGCTGGGCGAGGTGCTCGACTTCGCGGACGAGGTGACCGTGCTGCGCGACGGGAACGTCGTCGGCTCCCGGCCGGTGCCGGGCATGACCGAGGACGGTCTGATCGAACTGATCGTGGGGCGCCCGCTGGACCGGGTCTTCCCCGAGCCCCGCACGACCCGGCGCCAGGACGTGGTCCTGTCGGTGCGCGGCCTGGCGACCGGTCCGCTGCGGGGTGTGGACCTGGACCTGCACCGCGGGGAGGTCCTGGGCGTGGCCGGGCTCCTCGGCTCGGGGCGCACGGAACTGCTGCGGTCGCTCTTCGGCGACCTGCCGGTGACGGCCGGCGAGGTGCTCCTGGAGGGGAAGCCCCTGCGGCCCCGGGGGCCGCGCCAGGCGATGAAGGCCGGGCTGGCGATGGTGCCGGAGGACCGCGGCTCGGAGGGGCTGTTCCCCGGCATGTCGGTCCGGGAGAACCTCTCGGCCGCCGTCGTCCCGACGTACTGGCGCAGAGGGCGGCTCCGGCACCGCAGCGAGCGGGACGACGCTCAGCGGCTCGTGCAGCAGTACGCGGTCAAGCCCGCCACCGACCTCCCACCCGCGGGCACGCTGTCCGGCGGCAATCAGCAGAAGGTCGTCCTCGGGCGCTGGCTGCGGCGGGAGCCGACGATCCTGCTCCTCGACGAGCCGACCCAGGGCGTCGACGTGAACGCCCGCGCCGACATCTACGCCCACGTCCGTGCCGCGGTCGACCGCGGGACCGCGGTCCTGCTGGTGACCTCGGACTTCGAGGAGATGTCCCACGTCGCCGACCGGGTGGTCGTGCTGCGCGACGGCGTGGTGGCCGCCGAGCTCCACGCGCCGGACATCACCGAGCAGCGGCTGACCGAGCTCTCCTACCTGACCGCGGAGGTCCCCGCATGA
- a CDS encoding Rieske 2Fe-2S domain-containing protein, with translation MSLMGILDRVADVDAFDKVIEPARRAVNAALRPQSVKDLLHGTWLGHALHPVLVQVPVGSWISAGLLDAIPPMRPAATVLIGTGVAAAVPASLSGAADWSEQDTGVRRLGALHAVANSAALGLYVGSLVARGKGRGTLGRVLSYAGLGLATGSAAIGGHMSYAQSSGASHSATAARALTSDWIDLGPLDDLPEGRPALRTGKGGSVAVPLAAVRRGTKVDVFIGACSHLAGPLYEGGVEDVRGRECLVCPWHGSAFDLDSGSPRRGPAANPQEKLEVRMEAGRVMARLPARNR, from the coding sequence ATGAGCCTGATGGGGATCCTCGACCGGGTTGCCGACGTAGATGCCTTCGACAAGGTCATCGAACCCGCGCGGCGGGCGGTGAACGCGGCCCTGCGACCCCAGTCGGTCAAGGACCTGCTGCACGGCACGTGGCTGGGCCATGCCCTGCACCCTGTGCTGGTGCAGGTCCCGGTCGGCAGCTGGATCTCGGCCGGTCTGCTCGACGCGATCCCGCCGATGCGGCCGGCCGCGACGGTGCTGATCGGCACCGGCGTGGCCGCGGCCGTGCCCGCCTCGCTGTCCGGCGCGGCCGACTGGTCGGAGCAGGACACGGGGGTGCGGCGCCTGGGCGCGCTGCACGCGGTGGCCAACAGTGCCGCCCTGGGGCTCTACGTCGGTTCCCTCGTCGCCCGCGGCAAGGGCCGCGGCACGCTGGGCCGGGTGCTGTCCTACGCGGGGCTGGGCCTCGCCACCGGATCGGCGGCCATCGGAGGCCACATGTCCTACGCGCAGTCCTCGGGAGCCTCGCACTCCGCGACCGCGGCCCGGGCGCTCACCTCCGACTGGATCGACCTCGGCCCGCTCGACGACCTGCCCGAGGGGCGTCCGGCGCTGCGGACGGGCAAGGGCGGCAGCGTCGCCGTCCCCCTCGCCGCCGTCCGTCGCGGGACGAAGGTCGACGTCTTCATCGGCGCCTGCTCACACCTGGCCGGCCCGCTGTACGAGGGCGGGGTCGAGGACGTGCGGGGCCGGGAGTGCCTGGTGTGCCCGTGGCACGGCTCCGCCTTCGACCTGGACAGCGGCTCTCCCCGCCGCGGCCCGGCGGCCAACCCGCAGGAGAAGCTCGAGGTCCGGATGGAGGCCGGCCGGGTCATGGCCCGGCTGCCCGCGCGCAACCGGTAG